One stretch of Pedobacter riviphilus DNA includes these proteins:
- a CDS encoding SusC/RagA family TonB-linked outer membrane protein, with the protein MSGQYLLTNYPGTGTATIFSRMMGVPGYLFPAVYSDGTIAGHPGIPSSNRVNPYNLLMESGYAKEWRTSLQSKLSLDQKLDFITKGLSFKGIVSFDATMNYYMNRLKSPKQFNATSRDANGKLIFTQVGNPETTLGEPVESSNGQKNIYLESSLNYNRIFANDHTVGAMLLTYQKEAQQQGEALAFKKQAYVGRVTYNYANRYSIEGNFGITGSEAFSPENRFGFFPAVGGAWFASNEPFYPEALRKVVSSLKFRASVGKTGNDNTGGARFLYRGTYTTGTTGYSIGIGGTGSLNGLNGIVEGRFEAPDLTWEIENKRNYGIDIEFFKGAVDFSVDYFNNLRSSILLQRRTVSGVTGFRQSPWQNFGSVSNKGMDGSVNIKQNIGELKLTARGNLTIAKNKILEIDELPQPYPWMNQTGTSIGEWNLYTADGLYTDNDFTMTTDAVGKRIYTLKPGLPVSTLGGVVRPGDIKYKDLNGDGKIDNFDRSYYTGSNPANPGIVYGFGLNAEYKGFYGSIFFQGVAKTSTVFGQNAAGNFFPFTFGVEESNLRAEVADRWTEANPSQNVMFPRLHSISFSNNQVASTWWLRDASFIRLKNIELGYRFPKKMLRKIGFETGRIYLMGIISLFGITSKCGILKSATLMRG; encoded by the coding sequence TTGAGTGGACAGTACCTTTTAACCAACTATCCTGGTACCGGAACTGCAACCATATTTTCGCGGATGATGGGTGTGCCGGGTTATCTTTTTCCGGCGGTTTATTCTGATGGTACGATAGCTGGTCACCCTGGTATTCCAAGCTCCAACAGGGTAAATCCATATAACTTATTAATGGAGTCTGGTTACGCAAAAGAATGGCGAACAAGTCTGCAATCCAAATTATCTTTAGATCAGAAGCTGGATTTTATAACTAAAGGACTGAGCTTTAAGGGGATTGTTAGCTTTGATGCCACCATGAATTATTACATGAACAGGCTAAAATCTCCCAAACAGTTCAATGCAACCTCAAGAGATGCTAATGGTAAATTGATCTTTACTCAGGTTGGAAATCCTGAGACAACTTTAGGCGAGCCGGTAGAATCAAGCAATGGCCAGAAAAACATCTATTTAGAGAGTTCATTAAATTATAACCGGATTTTCGCAAACGACCATACCGTTGGTGCAATGCTGTTAACCTACCAGAAAGAAGCCCAGCAACAAGGTGAAGCCCTGGCCTTTAAAAAGCAAGCCTATGTAGGCCGGGTAACTTACAATTATGCCAACCGTTATTCTATAGAAGGGAATTTTGGTATTACAGGTAGTGAAGCTTTTTCACCTGAAAACCGGTTTGGATTTTTCCCTGCGGTAGGTGGTGCCTGGTTTGCCAGCAATGAGCCTTTTTACCCTGAAGCTTTACGTAAAGTAGTATCATCGTTAAAATTCAGGGCATCTGTTGGTAAAACAGGTAACGATAATACTGGCGGGGCAAGGTTCCTTTACCGCGGTACCTATACCACTGGTACTACCGGCTACTCGATTGGAATTGGTGGCACTGGCTCCCTTAATGGTTTAAATGGTATTGTAGAGGGACGTTTTGAGGCACCCGATTTAACCTGGGAGATAGAAAACAAACGGAATTACGGGATAGATATCGAATTTTTTAAAGGCGCTGTCGATTTTTCTGTCGATTATTTCAATAACCTGCGTTCCAGTATTTTACTACAACGCCGTACTGTTTCAGGTGTTACCGGATTCAGACAGTCGCCATGGCAAAACTTTGGTTCAGTGTCTAACAAGGGGATGGACGGATCAGTTAACATTAAACAAAATATTGGCGAGCTGAAATTAACGGCAAGGGGCAACTTAACTATTGCCAAAAATAAAATACTTGAGATTGATGAGCTGCCACAGCCTTATCCCTGGATGAACCAAACCGGCACAAGTATAGGGGAGTGGAACCTGTATACAGCGGACGGTTTATATACCGATAACGATTTTACCATGACTACCGATGCCGTAGGGAAACGCATTTATACTTTAAAACCAGGATTGCCGGTAAGCACCCTTGGAGGAGTAGTTAGACCCGGCGATATTAAATACAAGGATTTAAACGGCGATGGGAAGATCGATAATTTTGACCGCAGTTATTATACAGGTAGCAACCCTGCAAACCCGGGCATAGTATATGGATTTGGCCTAAACGCCGAATATAAAGGCTTTTACGGAAGTATCTTTTTTCAGGGCGTAGCCAAAACTTCAACCGTATTTGGCCAAAATGCCGCAGGTAACTTTTTCCCATTTACGTTTGGTGTCGAAGAATCAAATTTAAGGGCTGAAGTGGCAGACAGGTGGACAGAAGCTAATCCCAGCCAAAATGTAATGTTCCCAAGGTTACATTCTATCAGTTTTTCAAACAACCAGGTAGCGAGCACCTGGTGGCTGCGCGATGCCAGTTTTATACGTTTAAAAAATATCGAACTGGGTTATCGTTTCCCTAAAAAAATGCTGCGGAAAATTGGTTTCGAAACCGGCAGGATATACTTAATGGGAATAATATCGCTGTTTGGGATAACATCAAAATGTGGGATCCTGAAATCGGCAACGCTAATGAGGGGCTAA
- a CDS encoding RagB/SusD family nutrient uptake outer membrane protein: MGSCSKNYLNVSDELAGQLTLDQIFSTPANARAFHRNIFAGIGTSSAMVFNTSTGAVRGVDNPWPAFTDENRNQQGAFRVEPPAGFNASNAPFSRWDLYLYIRQANVFMANAKIIPRVGGTSSGGTVADAIEEPEYKKLMAQARFLRAYYHYLLFELYGPVPIMDKTVNPNDADLDFERNSVDEVVNFVTKEMDAVAPELDEYIPLTDINNLALPTKGVALAVKAKILVMAASPLYNGGFAEAMALTNKSGKRLFPAKDDNKWLKAVSALQDFINFSVGKYDLYREFTAGVLDPDKSIYQLFQAMNSEVIWASGNEAYGSISSGDGLVRRATPRSQGGYGNVGPTQELVDAFFMKNGKSINDPGSGYSEVGFSTVTEVPAGRSEAGTFNMYVNREPRFYASIVYHGKRWPVTNALIKFTKGNGNDIASNYSITGYNMYKRLNRTVSQSVTTAPKSFYRPSFIFRLAEFYLLYAEALNEVNPADPKIAQYVDLVRERAGIPKWSVSNPAIIGNQALQREAIRKESRVELCFEGQRYFDVRRWMIAESASGQGAQGGPFYGMNVGAETDADFLKRTQYETRVFTRAYYLWPIPLAEIQKSTKLIQNPGW, encoded by the coding sequence ATGGGTTCGTGCAGTAAAAATTATTTAAATGTATCTGATGAACTTGCCGGTCAGCTTACACTCGACCAGATTTTTTCTACCCCAGCTAATGCACGTGCTTTCCACCGCAATATTTTTGCAGGTATTGGCACTTCATCGGCAATGGTATTTAATACAAGCACCGGAGCCGTTAGGGGAGTAGACAACCCATGGCCAGCTTTTACCGATGAGAACAGAAACCAGCAAGGTGCTTTCAGGGTAGAGCCACCTGCGGGGTTCAATGCTTCAAATGCGCCTTTTAGTCGATGGGATTTATACCTGTATATCCGGCAGGCCAATGTTTTTATGGCCAACGCTAAGATTATACCCCGTGTTGGTGGTACCTCATCGGGTGGTACCGTTGCCGATGCTATTGAAGAGCCGGAATACAAAAAACTAATGGCACAAGCCAGGTTCTTAAGGGCTTATTATCACTATTTGTTGTTCGAACTGTATGGGCCAGTTCCGATTATGGACAAGACTGTTAACCCTAATGATGCCGATCTGGATTTTGAACGCAACAGTGTGGATGAAGTGGTTAATTTTGTGACTAAGGAGATGGATGCTGTAGCCCCAGAGCTGGATGAATATATTCCCCTAACCGATATCAATAACCTTGCATTGCCAACTAAAGGTGTTGCACTCGCTGTAAAGGCCAAAATACTGGTTATGGCTGCCAGCCCATTGTACAACGGTGGTTTTGCTGAAGCTATGGCCTTAACCAATAAGAGTGGTAAGAGGTTGTTTCCGGCAAAAGATGATAACAAATGGCTAAAGGCAGTTAGCGCGCTTCAGGATTTCATTAATTTCTCGGTTGGCAAATATGATTTGTACCGAGAATTTACTGCGGGTGTTTTAGATCCCGATAAATCTATTTATCAGCTGTTTCAGGCCATGAACAGTGAAGTAATCTGGGCAAGTGGCAATGAAGCTTACGGTAGTATTTCTTCGGGAGATGGTTTGGTACGCCGGGCAACCCCGCGTAGCCAGGGCGGTTACGGAAATGTGGGCCCTACACAGGAATTGGTAGATGCTTTTTTTATGAAAAACGGTAAATCTATTAACGATCCGGGATCGGGGTACAGCGAGGTAGGTTTTTCTACTGTAACCGAGGTGCCTGCAGGAAGATCGGAGGCCGGAACTTTTAACATGTACGTAAACCGCGAACCCCGTTTTTATGCTTCTATTGTTTATCATGGAAAAAGATGGCCCGTAACCAATGCGCTCATTAAGTTTACCAAGGGAAATGGTAATGATATTGCTTCTAACTATTCGATTACTGGATACAACATGTACAAACGTTTAAATAGAACCGTAAGCCAGTCGGTAACCACTGCACCAAAAAGTTTTTACCGCCCTTCTTTTATCTTTCGTTTAGCAGAATTCTACCTTTTATATGCCGAGGCATTAAATGAAGTTAATCCTGCAGATCCTAAAATTGCCCAGTATGTAGATTTGGTACGTGAACGCGCGGGTATTCCGAAATGGAGTGTAAGTAATCCTGCTATTATTGGCAACCAGGCTTTGCAACGCGAAGCAATAAGAAAGGAAAGCCGCGTAGAGCTTTGCTTTGAAGGGCAGCGGTATTTTGATGTGCGCAGGTGGATGATCGCCGAAAGTGCTTCAGGACAGGGTGCACAGGGAGGCCCTTTTTATGGTATGAATGTAGGGGCAGAAACTGATGCCGATTTTCTTAAACGCACGCAGTACGAAACCAGGGTATTTACCCGTGCCTATTATTTATGGCCTATTCCATTGGCCGAAATTCAGAAAAGTACCAAGCTGATTCAGAATCCTGGATGGTAA
- a CDS encoding alpha-L-fucosidase: MKKIIFLISLLCTQAYAQKSIVSISPGDNESTIINKAAHVTPSPRQLRWQMLELTAFFHFGINTFTDREWGDGKEDISIFNPAQLDAEQWVKAIKKAGFKQAIITAKHHDGFCLWPSKFTAHSIKNTPYKQGKGDIVKEVADACRKYNIGFGVYLSPWDRNNASYGTDAYNTYFVNQLTELLTQYGKVDEVWFDGANGEGPNGKKQVYDFNSWYTLIRKLQPQAVIAVQGPMYAG, translated from the coding sequence ATGAAAAAGATTATTTTTTTAATTTCCCTGCTTTGCACACAGGCCTATGCACAGAAAAGCATCGTTAGCATTTCGCCTGGTGATAATGAAAGTACCATTATTAACAAGGCTGCGCATGTAACCCCCTCGCCACGGCAGTTGCGCTGGCAAATGCTTGAGTTAACGGCTTTTTTTCACTTTGGCATCAATACCTTTACAGATAGGGAATGGGGTGATGGTAAGGAAGATATCAGTATTTTTAATCCCGCGCAATTAGATGCAGAACAATGGGTAAAAGCCATAAAAAAGGCTGGTTTTAAACAAGCTATTATTACCGCAAAGCACCATGACGGTTTTTGCTTATGGCCAAGTAAATTTACAGCGCACAGCATCAAAAATACACCATATAAACAAGGTAAAGGCGATATTGTAAAAGAAGTAGCCGATGCCTGCAGAAAATATAACATTGGTTTTGGTGTCTATTTATCGCCCTGGGACCGCAATAATGCTTCGTACGGGACTGATGCTTACAATACTTATTTTGTAAACCAGTTAACCGAACTGCTCACCCAATACGGTAAGGTAGATGAAGTTTGGTTTGATGGTGCAAACGGCGAAGGACCCAATGGTAAAAAGCAGGTTTACGATTTTAACAGCTGGTATACCTTAATCAGAAAGCTACAACCCCAGGCGGTTATTGCCGTGCAGGGCCCGATGTACGCTGGGTAG
- a CDS encoding alpha-L-fucosidase, with the protein MGEQSQEKIAALSQKDVNVIPTLTGSYKDQDRGSRSKLVNATGLVWYPAETDVSIRPGWFYHSHEDAKVKTPEKLMDIYFTSVGRNGVLLLNIPPDKKGLIAESDVKNLATFGQKMKNTFSHNIAQEATITSTSDKGLKAMFDGKLNTYFTTKGQDSTATIELNWAKNRIFNVLSLQENIAVGQRIEKFEAEYFDGKEWKNFALGTTVGYKRLLKFKPVSTKQVRFKILASRLNPTLAEFGLYFLK; encoded by the coding sequence ATGGGAGAGCAGAGCCAGGAAAAAATAGCCGCTTTATCTCAAAAAGATGTTAACGTTATCCCAACCTTAACGGGTTCTTACAAAGATCAGGACCGTGGCAGCCGCAGTAAACTGGTTAATGCAACAGGTTTGGTGTGGTATCCGGCCGAAACAGATGTGAGTATCCGTCCGGGATGGTTTTACCACAGCCATGAGGATGCTAAAGTAAAAACACCGGAGAAATTGATGGATATCTATTTCACCTCGGTAGGCAGAAACGGTGTTTTACTCTTAAATATTCCGCCAGATAAAAAAGGCCTTATTGCAGAAAGTGATGTTAAAAACCTGGCTACTTTTGGCCAGAAAATGAAAAATACATTTAGCCATAATATTGCTCAGGAAGCAACTATCACCTCCACGTCAGACAAAGGTTTAAAAGCCATGTTTGATGGTAAATTAAATACGTATTTTACTACAAAAGGACAAGACAGTACAGCTACAATCGAATTAAACTGGGCAAAAAACAGAATCTTTAACGTGCTTTCCCTGCAGGAAAACATTGCCGTAGGGCAGCGTATTGAAAAGTTCGAAGCCGAATATTTTGATGGTAAGGAATGGAAGAATTTTGCATTGGGCACTACAGTTGGTTACAAACGATTATTAAAATTTAAGCCTGTTAGCACTAAACAGGTTAGATTTAAAATATTGGCTTCGCGGTTAAACCCAACCTTAGCCGAATTTGGCCTTTATTTTTTAAAGTAA
- a CDS encoding AraC family transcriptional regulator, which yields MAAAPKINTYHFLPYKYGSELLLDIGRIETLNHYVLDRTLHQLSFYEIIFIEKGAGTFTLDENKTSITPRTVIFTSPGQVRCWEIEQDVSGYVLFFEKDFLHLFFSDELFLYRFQYFHQYSRPNDMHLSEMPFVKCLELLYGIEGEFGQLQNDSNHLIRSLLYQLLVLLNRYYAGVYNVQRDTYVHPDFYRFRSLLEKKIADDQRVEAYTKMLNVSSGFLNKICKQFSGLSAQQMIHYKLISEIKKQLYQNKSAKEISYEFGFSDPSNFNRFFKKITGTTPQQYRKKI from the coding sequence ATGGCCGCAGCCCCAAAAATTAATACTTATCATTTTCTCCCATATAAATATGGTTCGGAACTGTTATTGGATATTGGACGTATTGAAACATTGAATCATTATGTATTAGATCGTACGTTACACCAACTTAGTTTTTACGAAATTATTTTCATCGAAAAGGGAGCGGGCACTTTTACATTAGACGAAAATAAGACATCAATAACACCACGAACTGTTATTTTCACGAGTCCCGGACAGGTACGTTGTTGGGAAATTGAGCAAGATGTAAGTGGCTATGTATTGTTCTTTGAAAAAGACTTTCTCCATCTTTTTTTTTCGGACGAACTATTTCTATATCGGTTTCAATATTTCCATCAATATTCACGTCCAAACGACATGCATCTATCAGAGATGCCATTTGTAAAATGTTTGGAGCTTTTATATGGAATAGAAGGGGAGTTCGGACAGCTTCAGAATGATAGCAATCATTTGATCAGGTCACTTTTGTATCAATTGCTTGTACTGCTCAATCGATATTATGCGGGTGTTTACAACGTTCAGAGAGACACTTATGTTCATCCAGATTTTTATAGGTTTCGATCTTTGCTGGAAAAGAAAATTGCGGATGACCAGCGTGTTGAGGCCTATACAAAAATGCTTAATGTCAGCTCCGGATTCCTTAATAAAATTTGCAAGCAATTTAGCGGATTATCAGCTCAACAAATGATCCATTACAAGCTGATTTCAGAAATAAAGAAACAACTTTATCAAAACAAATCCGCAAAAGAGATTTCCTACGAATTTGGCTTTTCAGATCCGTCTAATTTTAACCGTTTCTTTAAAAAAATTACAGGTACTACACCTCAGCAATACCGAAAGAAGATTTAA